A single genomic interval of Flavihumibacter rivuli harbors:
- a CDS encoding alpha/beta hydrolase-fold protein, with protein sequence MKKAILVFAISLIAKANIAQGVENNQNIVIGKTDSVQSKILGEQRKLWVYTPNSNPNSIFSPQRYPVVYLLDGEGHFSSVAGMIEQLSTGGNNLCPKMIVVAILNTDRTRDLTPTHVEADPPYMDSLSSKTSGGGENFIAFIEKELMPHIEAKYPTAPYKMLIGHSFGGLTVMQAFIHHTELFNSYICIDPSMWWDKQTLLKQSQKALAEKKFEGKSLYLGIANTMEDGMDLKKVQKDTSIDSRHIRSILALQSAFEKNKQNGLQFRSKYYPDDSHGSVPFITEYDALRFFFQYFPLKFSAKDYTDSTVALADKYKNHFAYLSKKMGYTIKPDEAEINFLGYEFLKQKHYKKSADLFRLNIDNYPESFNAYDSYADYLIAMGDREKAIEQLNKALALKENIPSRKKLAELESMNK encoded by the coding sequence ATGAAAAAAGCAATATTAGTATTCGCCATCAGTTTGATCGCTAAGGCCAATATAGCGCAAGGGGTAGAAAACAATCAGAATATAGTTATAGGCAAAACAGATAGTGTTCAATCAAAAATATTGGGCGAACAGAGGAAATTATGGGTTTACACCCCCAACTCCAATCCAAATAGCATCTTTAGTCCGCAGCGCTACCCTGTTGTCTATTTACTGGATGGGGAAGGTCATTTCTCCTCAGTGGCAGGCATGATCGAACAATTGAGTACCGGCGGCAATAACTTATGTCCCAAAATGATCGTAGTGGCCATTTTAAACACCGACCGGACCAGGGACCTCACGCCTACCCATGTTGAGGCCGACCCGCCCTATATGGACAGCCTTTCTTCCAAAACTTCAGGGGGTGGCGAGAACTTCATCGCCTTTATAGAAAAGGAATTGATGCCACACATCGAAGCCAAGTATCCCACGGCTCCCTATAAAATGCTGATCGGTCATTCCTTTGGCGGCTTAACGGTGATGCAAGCCTTTATCCACCATACCGAACTGTTCAATTCCTATATCTGCATTGACCCCAGCATGTGGTGGGATAAGCAAACATTGCTGAAACAATCGCAAAAGGCTTTGGCAGAAAAGAAGTTTGAAGGAAAATCCCTATACCTGGGCATAGCCAATACGATGGAAGACGGAATGGACCTTAAAAAGGTACAAAAGGACACTTCCATTGATTCGAGACATATCCGCTCCATCTTAGCCTTACAATCCGCCTTTGAAAAGAATAAGCAAAACGGTTTACAGTTCCGCAGCAAATACTATCCCGATGATTCGCATGGATCAGTCCCCTTCATAACCGAATATGACGCCTTACGCTTTTTCTTCCAGTATTTCCCGCTTAAATTTTCCGCCAAAGACTATACAGACTCTACTGTAGCGCTAGCGGATAAATACAAAAACCACTTCGCCTACCTTTCGAAGAAAATGGGCTATACCATCAAACCAGACGAAGCAGAGATCAATTTCCTTGGCTATGAATTCCTGAAACAAAAGCACTATAAAAAATCGGCTGACCTGTTCAGGCTCAATATTGATAATTATCCGGAAAGCTTTAACGCCTATGATTCTTACGCAGATTACCTCATCGCCATGGGTGATAGGGAAAAAGCCATTGAACAATTGAACAAGGCCCTTGCCCTGAAAGAAAACATCCCATCAAGAAAAAAATTGGCAGAACTTGAATCGATGAATAAATAA
- a CDS encoding DKNYY domain-containing protein, with amino-acid sequence MANRFVQQLFPKDLPHGLRLLNTVILLPILAWPFVFFLSIFLFDQPREDYLPVYLAFFAINAYPLYLMAIAYFNIRLLRKNRFLGAILPAAFLLAIGTAAAYLFLQETIDQYKSRKAEINRKKQVYLGMQEDFRIVDNKVYYYDSLLIGADARTFKILDWGWQCDKNAYYYKGKKLGYVDRESLSILNALYAKDKSNVYYLGEILPGADAKSFTIKFRTRDARDANHCYRSGVKRDCKELEESMW; translated from the coding sequence ATGGCCAATCGTTTCGTTCAACAATTGTTCCCGAAGGACCTTCCCCATGGTCTCAGGTTATTGAATACGGTCATCCTGCTGCCCATCCTGGCCTGGCCTTTTGTATTCTTCCTGAGCATATTCCTGTTTGATCAACCCCGGGAAGACTACCTGCCTGTTTACCTGGCCTTCTTCGCCATTAATGCCTATCCCTTGTATTTAATGGCGATCGCCTATTTCAACATCAGGCTTCTCCGGAAAAACAGGTTCCTTGGCGCCATCCTGCCGGCTGCATTCCTTTTGGCCATCGGGACGGCAGCTGCCTATCTCTTCCTCCAGGAAACCATTGACCAGTACAAAAGCAGGAAGGCCGAAATCAACCGGAAAAAGCAAGTTTATCTTGGGATGCAGGAAGATTTCAGGATCGTTGATAATAAAGTCTATTACTACGACTCCCTGCTCATCGGTGCCGACGCCCGGACATTTAAGATCCTGGACTGGGGCTGGCAGTGCGACAAGAACGCGTATTACTATAAAGGGAAAAAACTGGGATATGTCGACCGGGAAAGCTTGTCCATCCTGAATGCCCTTTACGCCAAGGACAAGTCAAATGTGTATTACCTGGGCGAGATCCTTCCGGGCGCAGATGCCAAAAGCTTCACCATCAAATTCAGGACAAGGGATGCCAGGGACGCCAACCACTGTTACAGGTCCGGCGTAAAAAGGGATTGCAAGGAACTGGAGGAATCCATGTGGTGA
- a CDS encoding type II toxin-antitoxin system RelE/ParE family toxin, translating to MRYFETRFLEEASEYLASLDQKAAAKVIYNIDLAEQTNDPKLFKKLQDDIWEFRTRYAGQQIRLLAFWDKSKK from the coding sequence GTGCGCTATTTTGAGACAAGGTTTTTAGAGGAGGCAAGTGAATATTTAGCCAGTCTTGACCAGAAGGCAGCGGCGAAGGTTATTTACAATATTGACCTGGCTGAACAAACGAATGATCCAAAACTTTTTAAAAAGTTGCAGGATGATATTTGGGAGTTCAGGACCAGGTATGCGGGACAACAAATCCGCTTATTGGCCTTTTGGGATAAATCGAAAAAATAG
- a CDS encoding cupin domain-containing protein → MYLLMLTGLYLVIGNLLHRVIFPERKPEVSTFFHPGQQFYSKAEGFRQTVVKQENGHVHCRLEVEPFAAGPPKHIHDGFDEVFEIENGELSIWVGGEVKKLHPGEVIRIPKGTPHQPYNETADTIRTKGTFAFPEKFAYHLVQTYGYMESHPNFTREPGTIFQIAMLQQAGFDSYIVDGPPVFLQKLIGLVANPMARLLGIRSYYEDYNIIQGPTVVEETGLTAPEIFLADK, encoded by the coding sequence ATGTACCTACTTATGTTAACAGGTCTTTACCTGGTCATTGGCAATCTCCTTCACAGGGTCATCTTTCCGGAAAGAAAACCGGAGGTCTCCACTTTTTTCCACCCGGGACAGCAATTCTACAGCAAGGCAGAAGGCTTCCGGCAAACGGTAGTGAAACAGGAGAATGGTCATGTTCACTGCAGGCTGGAGGTTGAACCATTTGCAGCCGGTCCTCCCAAACACATCCATGATGGCTTTGATGAAGTTTTTGAAATCGAGAACGGTGAACTAAGCATCTGGGTCGGCGGGGAGGTCAAAAAACTGCATCCCGGGGAAGTCATTCGTATTCCAAAAGGCACCCCACACCAGCCCTATAATGAAACAGCAGACACCATTCGAACCAAGGGCACATTTGCCTTCCCGGAGAAATTTGCCTACCACCTGGTTCAAACCTATGGGTATATGGAGAGCCATCCCAATTTTACCAGGGAACCAGGGACCATCTTTCAAATAGCCATGCTACAGCAGGCAGGCTTTGATTCTTACATAGTTGACGGCCCGCCGGTATTCCTGCAAAAGCTGATCGGATTGGTGGCCAATCCAATGGCAAGGCTTCTGGGAATCAGGAGTTACTATGAAGATTACAATATCATTCAAGGTCCCACTGTGGTTGAAGAGACCGGATTAACCGCTCCCGAAATCTTCCTGGCGGACAAATAG
- a CDS encoding LytR/AlgR family response regulator transcription factor, producing MTTMIKILVIEDEIPARNKLRRFIEALEEPVQIAGEINSVEGAVAFLRATDIDLVISDIELQDGNAFEIYQQVSLKCPIIFTTAYDQFWMDAFESNGIDYLMKPFSQERFQKAWDKFLRLRHSEKDRDDLLGNLSRMIEEKLAEKKYKKRFTIHTHHDVYFLDIENIVFFQANDGVVFAFDQSGKKHILGYSTLKELEAQLDPQEFFRINRSELISKQHIEKIERDTRNTLAVKMKGYQNYYRTSQSNTPALKEWLDA from the coding sequence ATGACTACCATGATAAAGATCCTGGTCATAGAAGATGAGATCCCCGCAAGGAACAAGCTCAGGCGCTTCATTGAGGCGTTGGAGGAACCCGTCCAGATTGCCGGGGAGATCAACAGTGTAGAAGGTGCCGTTGCGTTCCTTAGGGCCACGGACATAGACCTGGTCATATCGGACATTGAACTGCAGGATGGCAATGCCTTCGAGATCTATCAGCAGGTTTCCCTGAAATGTCCGATCATTTTCACAACCGCTTATGACCAGTTCTGGATGGATGCCTTTGAAAGCAATGGCATAGACTATTTGATGAAACCCTTCTCACAGGAGCGGTTCCAAAAAGCCTGGGATAAGTTCCTGCGCTTGCGCCATTCGGAAAAAGACCGGGATGACCTGCTGGGCAACCTGTCCAGAATGATCGAGGAGAAACTCGCTGAAAAGAAATACAAGAAAAGGTTCACCATCCACACCCATCATGATGTCTATTTCCTGGATATTGAGAACATTGTTTTTTTCCAGGCCAATGATGGGGTGGTATTCGCCTTCGACCAATCGGGGAAGAAACATATACTGGGTTATTCGACCCTGAAGGAGCTCGAGGCCCAGTTGGACCCACAGGAGTTTTTCAGGATCAACCGGAGTGAACTCATCAGCAAGCAGCATATAGAGAAAATTGAGCGCGACACCAGGAATACCCTGGCGGTAAAAATGAAAGGATACCAGAATTATTACCGGACCAGCCAAAGCAATACCCCGGCCCTGAAGGAATGGCTGGACGCATAA
- a CDS encoding RidA family protein, protein MKSIYPFFLLFISLAGFLQADSSLVKFYNPSSVSKPTGYSHTAEIDLGNCKMVMISGQIALDNKGNLIGKGNLAEQTEQVFKNLKNIVQESGGTMDDIVRIGIYMIDVSQVQTMREIRSRFFNQQNPPTSTLVQVSKLVRDDLLIEIEATAIIPKKKKRK, encoded by the coding sequence ATGAAATCAATCTATCCCTTCTTTTTATTGTTTATTTCCCTGGCAGGATTTTTACAGGCAGACAGTTCACTGGTAAAATTTTACAACCCTAGCTCGGTATCCAAGCCAACAGGATATTCCCATACTGCGGAGATAGATCTGGGCAACTGCAAAATGGTTATGATCTCAGGGCAAATTGCACTGGACAACAAAGGGAATTTAATAGGCAAAGGCAACCTGGCCGAACAGACTGAACAGGTTTTCAAAAACCTGAAGAATATTGTACAAGAAAGTGGCGGGACAATGGACGATATAGTCAGGATTGGCATTTACATGATCGATGTAAGCCAGGTGCAGACCATGAGGGAAATAAGGAGCAGGTTCTTTAACCAGCAAAACCCGCCAACAAGTACACTGGTGCAAGTGAGTAAATTGGTCAGGGATGACCTATTGATTGAAATTGAAGCAACAGCAATCATCCCCAAGAAGAAAAAAAGAAAATGA
- a CDS encoding DUF3575 domain-containing protein, producing the protein MKKFFLNGLFIVGLGAFWVFDSQAQIRASNAFKLNPLSLLYRTTNISYERAVSSNQSLQTGFMLSKVRLGKYHYSGLGFTPAYRFFVSGSREALNGIYVSPFFSFRSFKIRESNTSLSASFYTIGGGMLFGWQKIFDSGFVLDMFLGPSYSDATFTRKDDGESFVLRSIYAGYGMKAGVTIGFAF; encoded by the coding sequence TTGAAAAAGTTCTTTTTGAATGGTTTATTCATAGTTGGATTGGGTGCTTTTTGGGTGTTTGATTCACAAGCTCAGATCAGGGCTAGTAATGCCTTTAAATTAAACCCTTTGTCCTTATTGTATCGCACCACTAATATATCCTACGAAAGAGCTGTTTCTTCGAATCAGTCTTTGCAAACTGGTTTCATGCTTTCTAAGGTCAGGTTAGGAAAATACCATTACTCTGGTTTGGGCTTTACGCCTGCTTATCGGTTTTTTGTTTCAGGCAGCAGGGAAGCCCTTAATGGAATATATGTCAGCCCTTTTTTTAGTTTCCGGAGTTTTAAGATAAGGGAAAGTAACACCAGTTTATCTGCTTCCTTTTATACGATTGGTGGGGGTATGCTGTTTGGATGGCAAAAGATATTCGACAGTGGATTCGTACTCGATATGTTTCTGGGCCCTTCCTACAGTGATGCTACATTTACCAGGAAAGATGATGGGGAATCCTTCGTATTGCGCAGTATTTATGCCGGCTATGGCATGAAGGCGGGTGTTACTATTGGGTTTGCATTTTAA
- a CDS encoding helix-turn-helix domain-containing protein, translating to MAKTRMKTYSLAEMKDKYFGKKGTKKRQQYEYELRMDVLGHMIKKARQERNLTQEQLGALVGVQKAQISRLESSANSATIDTILKVFKALNAEIHFNVTIEDKQLQLS from the coding sequence ATGGCAAAGACAAGAATGAAAACATATTCCCTTGCCGAGATGAAAGACAAGTATTTCGGTAAAAAAGGGACAAAGAAAAGGCAACAATACGAATACGAACTCCGTATGGATGTACTTGGTCACATGATAAAGAAAGCCAGGCAGGAACGCAACCTTACACAAGAACAACTGGGGGCCTTGGTGGGTGTGCAGAAGGCACAGATCTCCAGGTTGGAAAGTAGCGCCAACAGCGCCACTATTGATACCATTTTAAAAGTATTTAAGGCGTTAAATGCTGAAATTCATTTTAACGTCACCATTGAGGATAAACAATTGCAGCTTTCCTGA
- a CDS encoding amidohydrolase family protein: MTRQLFVILFLMAGTIATKAQKADTIAIENVNVITMLTEEILEHQRVIIAGGKVFRIEPVSKPLTNTITRSIDGNNRYLIPGLSEMHYHLRSNDIQSDFKLLIANGITTARNMAEWPGQDHISIRNKVRAGELTGPNYFTTGPYLRSPDLANKEAVASMVKQHKEKGYDFLKIADNLPRDIYLKLLAECQANNLPVLGHSQRELPLEYSLRMHSIEHIEEFLYIKDANTGRSFFKLQDPALEKVTTTIKASGIYIGTTLSVFDFINNCLDDKTFAAYQKDSLGKYLASKERDAFLSEKNDYRKLKDKEFDGMKAKDFFKANFEWMKAFTKNLSQHEVKLLTGSDTYGMVIVGFSIHKEFELLQESGLKPYDILLASTVNPARYLGTYPTEGTIEEGKNANFIMLDKNPLEDIRNTRSIRGVMLKGKWLDRAALDNFLKEVENAYK, translated from the coding sequence ATGACCAGGCAATTATTTGTGATATTGTTCCTGATGGCAGGCACCATAGCTACCAAAGCACAGAAGGCAGATACCATTGCCATTGAAAATGTCAATGTCATCACCATGCTAACGGAAGAAATCCTGGAGCATCAGCGGGTGATCATAGCAGGTGGGAAAGTGTTCAGGATAGAACCTGTTTCAAAGCCCCTAACCAATACCATCACCCGAAGTATTGACGGGAACAACCGCTACCTGATCCCGGGACTTTCGGAAATGCATTACCACCTCAGGAGCAATGATATCCAAAGCGACTTCAAACTACTGATCGCCAATGGCATCACCACGGCCCGGAACATGGCGGAATGGCCGGGGCAGGACCATATCAGCATCAGGAACAAAGTGCGTGCAGGCGAGCTGACCGGACCCAATTATTTCACTACCGGTCCTTACCTGAGATCACCTGACCTTGCCAATAAGGAAGCGGTGGCGAGTATGGTTAAGCAGCATAAGGAAAAGGGCTATGATTTCCTCAAGATAGCAGATAACCTCCCCAGGGATATTTACCTGAAACTACTGGCAGAATGCCAGGCCAACAACCTTCCCGTACTGGGCCATAGCCAGCGGGAGCTGCCGCTGGAATATTCCCTACGGATGCATTCCATAGAGCATATTGAGGAATTCCTCTATATCAAGGATGCGAATACTGGTCGATCCTTTTTCAAATTACAGGACCCGGCACTTGAAAAGGTCACCACTACAATAAAAGCAAGTGGTATTTATATCGGCACCACCCTCTCAGTGTTTGACTTCATCAATAATTGCCTCGATGACAAAACCTTCGCCGCCTACCAAAAGGACAGCCTGGGCAAATACCTGGCCAGTAAAGAGCGGGATGCATTCCTCTCGGAAAAGAACGATTACCGCAAATTGAAGGACAAAGAGTTTGACGGGATGAAGGCAAAGGATTTCTTCAAGGCCAATTTCGAATGGATGAAAGCGTTCACCAAAAACCTTTCCCAACATGAAGTGAAATTGCTGACCGGAAGCGACACTTATGGGATGGTGATCGTTGGATTCTCGATCCATAAGGAATTCGAACTGTTGCAGGAATCCGGACTCAAACCTTATGACATCTTGTTGGCAAGCACGGTGAATCCAGCAAGGTACCTGGGAACTTATCCAACCGAAGGCACGATAGAAGAAGGTAAAAATGCCAACTTTATCATGCTCGATAAGAATCCGCTGGAAGATATCCGGAATACCAGGTCGATCCGTGGGGTAATGCTGAAAGGTAAATGGTTGGACAGGGCAGCATTAGATAACTTTCTAAAAGAGGTCGAGAACGCATATAAATAA
- a CDS encoding sensor histidine kinase, which produces MNINWTTIKENRYFIAFIVLFAYAQTIHSRILVRQELNAYTFTPDGAISTLITVTILFLALQLFTHKWQRSALFNLREMMKIFGASLFTSLVLINLISLSISILFGNVERNFNSATLLQTNFANLLDGFIYGSFYLAFYYYKKNRKQQEELANYNQALSESRISQLKSQLNPHFLFNNLNVLDQLIYEDRTKASGFLHEFADIYRYVLQSTNRSTVPLREELAFAQQYFQLISYKYGNAYQLHIDCQDDKGFIVPLTLQLLIENSVKHNMGTEDRPVAIVIHIGEQITVSNNRIPKQRAAGGSGKALINLEEQYTMLTKRKVEVNASTNQFSVTIPIIQEQ; this is translated from the coding sequence TTGAACATTAACTGGACCACCATAAAGGAGAACCGGTACTTTATAGCCTTCATTGTACTGTTCGCGTATGCGCAAACCATCCATTCCAGGATACTCGTCAGGCAGGAACTGAATGCCTACACCTTCACCCCGGACGGCGCCATTTCCACCCTGATCACGGTCACCATTCTCTTCCTGGCACTACAATTATTTACCCATAAATGGCAGCGGTCAGCCCTCTTCAACCTCCGGGAGATGATGAAGATATTTGGCGCTTCCCTGTTCACCAGCCTGGTCCTGATCAACCTGATCAGCCTGTCGATCTCCATTCTATTCGGGAATGTTGAAAGGAATTTCAACAGCGCTACCCTTCTCCAGACCAACTTCGCCAACCTGCTGGACGGGTTTATCTACGGCAGTTTCTACCTGGCCTTCTATTACTACAAGAAGAACCGGAAACAGCAGGAAGAATTGGCCAATTATAACCAGGCCCTTTCGGAAAGCAGGATTAGCCAGCTCAAGTCCCAGCTTAACCCCCACTTCCTATTCAATAACCTGAATGTACTGGACCAACTCATTTATGAAGACAGGACGAAAGCTTCTGGCTTCCTCCATGAATTTGCAGATATCTATCGTTATGTATTGCAGTCCACCAACAGGTCCACTGTACCCCTCAGGGAAGAGTTGGCCTTTGCCCAGCAATACTTCCAGTTGATCAGCTATAAATACGGCAATGCCTATCAGCTCCATATCGATTGCCAGGATGACAAGGGTTTTATAGTCCCGCTTACCCTTCAACTGCTGATCGAAAATTCGGTCAAGCACAATATGGGAACGGAAGACAGACCTGTCGCAATAGTCATACACATAGGCGAACAGATCACGGTATCCAATAACCGAATCCCGAAACAAAGGGCAGCGGGAGGCTCCGGGAAAGCCCTTATCAACCTGGAAGAACAATACACCATGCTCACCAAAAGGAAGGTCGAGGTGAATGCATCCACCAACCAATTCTCCGTTACCATTCCCATTATTCAGGAACAATGA
- a CDS encoding alpha/beta hydrolase-fold protein, whose protein sequence is MRFLLIISMLILLNATSFSQPKDSLFIGKRETIYSNVLKENRTIRVYTPGLTSLDNNNERKYPVLYILDGEAHFLSTVGIIQQLSQANGNGILPEMIVVAIENTNRTRDLTPAKEQNGKPYAPNPFVNFLSSELIPYIDKNYSTAPYRLLVGHSLGGLTAINILTHSPSLFHAYIAIDPSMWFDNERFLNQAKNQIPSQKLDRTKLFIGIANTMPKGMALAALKTDKTIETTHIRAIYKLDEFLKGNKNGLQYASSFYEKEGHNSVPLISEYDGLRYIFDYYPFEATIKDFLDTSALIANKLKAHYTKVSREMGYANYPPESFINYLGYEALFKKQFRKSGALFQLNLENFPQSSNALEAYGDFCIAQKDTVNAVAYYRRSLEKNDKSETRVKLNNLTKKGSYMLTADEAGQYTGTYLLEAYNLAIVLENRNGRIWSKVPGQADDELLPISKDVFTITGKQGYRITFQMEGNQAIGFTSIQPNGTFKAVKKR, encoded by the coding sequence ATGAGATTTCTCCTGATCATTAGCATGCTGATCCTTTTAAATGCAACAAGCTTTTCCCAACCAAAGGACAGCCTTTTCATTGGCAAGAGGGAAACCATCTATTCCAATGTACTTAAGGAAAACAGGACCATTAGGGTATATACACCTGGCCTAACCAGTCTGGACAACAATAATGAAAGAAAGTACCCGGTCCTCTATATTTTGGATGGGGAAGCACATTTCCTGTCAACAGTAGGCATTATCCAACAACTCAGCCAGGCCAACGGAAATGGCATCCTTCCAGAAATGATAGTAGTAGCGATAGAGAACACCAACAGGACGCGGGACCTTACACCGGCAAAGGAGCAAAATGGCAAACCCTATGCCCCCAACCCATTCGTCAATTTCCTGTCATCAGAACTGATCCCCTATATAGACAAAAACTATTCGACAGCCCCATACAGGCTACTGGTGGGGCATTCATTGGGTGGTCTAACAGCCATCAATATCCTCACCCATTCCCCAAGTCTTTTCCATGCCTATATTGCCATCGACCCCAGCATGTGGTTTGACAACGAAAGATTCCTGAATCAGGCAAAAAACCAGATCCCCAGCCAAAAACTGGACCGGACAAAACTATTCATTGGCATTGCGAACACGATGCCAAAGGGTATGGCATTAGCTGCCCTTAAAACAGACAAGACCATAGAGACTACGCATATACGGGCCATCTACAAACTGGATGAATTCCTGAAAGGCAACAAGAACGGCCTGCAATACGCATCAAGCTTCTATGAAAAAGAAGGCCATAACTCCGTTCCATTGATCAGTGAATATGATGGACTGCGGTACATCTTTGATTACTATCCCTTTGAAGCAACCATAAAAGATTTTCTCGACACCTCAGCGTTGATCGCCAACAAACTAAAAGCACACTATACAAAAGTCTCCAGGGAAATGGGCTATGCCAATTATCCACCTGAAAGCTTTATCAACTATTTAGGCTATGAGGCCTTATTCAAAAAGCAATTCAGAAAATCAGGGGCGTTATTCCAACTCAACCTCGAAAATTTCCCGCAAAGCAGTAATGCCCTCGAAGCCTATGGCGACTTTTGCATTGCCCAAAAAGATACAGTTAATGCAGTCGCCTATTACAGAAGATCACTGGAAAAAAATGATAAATCCGAAACCCGCGTAAAACTCAATAACCTCACCAAAAAGGGAAGCTATATGCTTACAGCAGATGAAGCAGGGCAATATACCGGCACTTACCTCCTGGAAGCCTACAACCTTGCCATTGTGCTGGAGAACAGGAATGGCAGGATATGGTCAAAAGTACCCGGACAGGCAGATGATGAATTACTGCCCATTTCAAAAGACGTATTTACTATTACAGGGAAACAGGGATACAGGATCACTTTTCAAATGGAAGGTAACCAGGCAATTGGTTTTACATCCATTCAACCAAACGGAACATTTAAGGCAGTTAAAAAGAGATAA
- a CDS encoding helix-turn-helix domain-containing protein, whose translation MNTAYTIPSNSRLKDYVSMIWEVEGNLNASELILPQGIIEIVFNFAEKIQGIMPGGEIIAQAPRCFIQGIHTHCIQSDYVGKHHLLGIRLHPYSVESLLGILPSELNNTILDLTLIQPEYDRLWHQLAELDSFIEKYQLLERELPQFTEPICHRSQLLSNLFTAAQPAHFQSVDVLAQQVYYSPRQLNRVAHSLFGLSAEELTLYKKFLESIRLIHDENLSLTAVAYSAGFYDQAHFCRVFKSYTGMTPNSYRKQKGTLPFHILY comes from the coding sequence ATGAACACTGCCTATACCATACCATCAAACTCCCGACTGAAGGATTATGTGAGCATGATCTGGGAAGTGGAAGGCAACCTAAACGCCAGCGAATTGATCCTGCCCCAGGGCATCATAGAGATCGTATTCAATTTCGCGGAGAAGATCCAGGGTATTATGCCAGGGGGCGAGATCATTGCACAGGCACCCCGATGCTTTATCCAGGGCATCCATACCCATTGTATCCAGTCAGATTATGTTGGCAAGCACCACCTGTTGGGCATCAGGCTTCACCCTTACAGCGTTGAGTCTTTACTGGGTATCCTTCCCTCTGAGTTGAATAATACTATCCTTGACCTCACCCTGATCCAACCGGAATATGATCGCTTGTGGCACCAACTGGCAGAGCTGGACTCCTTTATTGAAAAATACCAGTTGCTGGAAAGGGAATTACCCCAGTTCACCGAGCCGATCTGCCATCGTTCCCAATTGCTGTCCAACCTCTTTACTGCAGCGCAGCCGGCACATTTCCAATCGGTGGATGTTTTGGCGCAACAGGTATATTATTCCCCCAGGCAATTGAACAGGGTTGCGCACAGTCTTTTTGGCTTATCGGCTGAAGAGCTTACCCTTTACAAGAAATTCCTGGAATCGATCCGGCTCATCCATGATGAGAACCTGTCACTAACAGCTGTGGCCTATTCAGCAGGCTTTTATGACCAGGCCCATTTTTGCAGGGTATTCAAATCTTACACCGGGATGACACCGAACAGTTACCGCAAACAGAAAGGGACATTGCCTTTTCATATCCTTTACTAG
- a CDS encoding Crp/Fnr family transcriptional regulator: protein MWQSLIQNIAKKGIILDEEETSLLQSSFRIRQYKRNQFILQQGDISRHESFVVSGLARMYLVDRNGRDHIVYFGIEDHWIGDLRSHYLEKPSDYNIECIEPTLVLQINKNELEVLSEKIPKLTKFFLILYRNSIIWHESRTVSALSKTTLQRYQDFREKYAHLEQRVPLQQIASYLGVTPQSLSRIRRQYQEKK from the coding sequence ATGTGGCAATCCTTAATTCAAAATATTGCAAAAAAAGGCATCATTCTGGATGAAGAGGAAACCTCATTACTTCAATCATCCTTCAGGATCAGGCAATACAAGAGGAATCAATTTATTTTACAACAGGGCGACATTTCAAGGCATGAATCATTTGTAGTGAGCGGACTTGCCAGAATGTACCTTGTAGATCGAAATGGACGGGATCATATTGTATATTTTGGTATTGAAGACCATTGGATAGGAGACCTGAGGAGTCATTACCTTGAAAAACCATCAGATTACAACATTGAATGCATTGAACCCACCCTTGTTTTACAGATAAACAAAAACGAGCTGGAGGTATTGTCTGAAAAAATCCCTAAACTAACCAAGTTTTTTTTGATCCTGTATCGCAATTCAATTATCTGGCATGAAAGCCGGACGGTTTCAGCATTGAGTAAAACAACCCTACAGAGGTACCAGGATTTCAGGGAAAAGTATGCCCACCTTGAACAAAGGGTACCACTTCAACAGATCGCCTCATACTTAGGCGTTACACCTCAAAGCCTAAGCCGGATCCGCAGGCAATACCAGGAAAAAAAGTAA